One part of the Deltaproteobacteria bacterium genome encodes these proteins:
- a CDS encoding NAD(P)H-dependent oxidoreductase encodes MKVLAVNSSPRGEGQSKTVLLLNHLVQGMGEAGAEVEVIELRKKTIRYCAGCFTCWTKTPGLCIHQDDMSRDLFPKWLASDLVIYASPLYHYTINAAMKAFIERTLPVLQPFFEQHNGTTHHPLRQNLPKAVFLSVAGFPEAGVFDQMSSWVQFIFGSRGNLVAEIYRPAAESLPYLGEKAQVIYEAFQQAGREIVRDLRVSPETMAQINQEIIEDKEAFATMGNLFWKTCIAEGVTPKEFYEKGLMPRPDSIETFMIIMPMGFKPEAAHDLRAVIQFHFSGEVEGHCYFRIENGSLTPVQGEAEKPDLVISSPFEVWMDIMTGKADGQQMFMEQKYQVAGDLSLLLRLSQLFGK; translated from the coding sequence ATGAAGGTACTGGCTGTAAATTCAAGCCCTCGGGGTGAGGGTCAGAGTAAAACCGTATTGCTGCTGAACCACCTGGTTCAAGGGATGGGGGAGGCCGGGGCCGAGGTCGAGGTGATCGAGCTTCGGAAGAAAACGATCCGCTATTGTGCCGGCTGTTTTACCTGTTGGACCAAGACCCCGGGTCTGTGCATCCATCAGGACGATATGAGCCGGGATCTCTTTCCTAAATGGCTGGCCAGCGATCTGGTGATTTATGCCTCGCCGCTTTATCATTACACGATCAATGCCGCCATGAAGGCCTTTATCGAACGGACCCTGCCGGTGCTGCAGCCCTTCTTTGAGCAGCACAATGGAACAACCCATCATCCCCTGCGCCAGAACCTGCCCAAGGCGGTTTTCCTTTCGGTGGCCGGTTTTCCGGAAGCAGGTGTTTTTGACCAGATGTCTTCCTGGGTGCAGTTTATTTTTGGAAGCCGGGGGAATCTGGTAGCGGAAATTTACCGGCCGGCGGCCGAGAGTTTGCCTTATCTCGGCGAAAAGGCCCAGGTAATTTATGAAGCCTTCCAACAGGCCGGCCGGGAGATTGTTCGGGATTTAAGGGTCTCTCCGGAAACGATGGCCCAAATCAATCAGGAAATCATCGAGGATAAGGAGGCCTTCGCGACCATGGGCAACCTGTTCTGGAAAACCTGCATTGCCGAAGGGGTAACCCCCAAAGAATTTTACGAAAAAGGCCTCATGCCCCGTCCGGATTCCATCGAGACCTTTATGATTATCATGCCCATGGGATTCAAACCGGAGGCCGCTCATGATCTAAGGGCGGTCATTCAATTCCATTTTTCCGGGGAAGTCGAAGGACACTGCTATTTTCGGATTGAGAATGGCAGCCTGACACCGGTCCAGGGAGAGGCGGAAAAGCCGGACTTGGTTATTTCATCCCCTTTTGAGGTCTGGATGGATATCATGACCGGCAAGGCCGACGGTCAGCAGATGTTTATGGAACAAAAATATCAGGTGGCCGGAGACCTGTCTCTGCTCCTGCGCTTGAGCCAGCTTTTCGGTAAATAG
- a CDS encoding TetR/AcrR family transcriptional regulator, whose amino-acid sequence MNRTRGGSSQKERVLHEAVLLFWKKGYHDTTMKDIATAYGCKPANIYNFFPQKEAILYEILRSQIETIISYIKPLEDDETTSPVEQLRFFIIQHATYALGHKKTNKLLFDIGLDRLSPAKRKKFVALRDTYDRILCKIITRGIKSGDFQEIDVKLAAYSIASMIMRVNIWYSPDGRLSNQEIIHFYCDFALRGLRGEAPKSKQGIAKGRNTRKNKTPV is encoded by the coding sequence ATGAATAGAACCAGGGGGGGTTCTTCCCAGAAGGAGAGGGTTCTGCATGAAGCGGTCCTGCTCTTCTGGAAGAAAGGGTACCATGACACGACCATGAAAGATATCGCCACGGCCTATGGATGCAAGCCGGCCAACATTTATAATTTTTTTCCGCAAAAAGAGGCTATTCTATACGAAATCCTTCGGTCTCAAATCGAGACCATCATTTCTTACATCAAACCTCTCGAGGACGATGAAACTACCAGCCCGGTTGAGCAATTGCGGTTTTTTATTATCCAACATGCCACCTATGCCTTAGGTCACAAAAAAACGAATAAATTACTTTTTGACATCGGGCTGGACCGCTTATCGCCAGCCAAACGTAAAAAATTTGTGGCCTTACGGGACACCTACGACCGGATACTTTGCAAGATAATTACCCGGGGCATTAAATCCGGCGATTTTCAGGAAATCGATGTTAAGCTGGCGGCTTACAGCATAGCTTCGATGATTATGCGGGTCAATATCTGGTATTCTCCGGATGGCAGGCTGTCTAACCAGGAGATTATCCATTTTTATTGTGATTTTGCCCTGAGAGGATTACGGGGTGAAGCCCCCAAAAGCAAGCAAGGTATTGCCAAGGGTCGGAATACCAGGAAAAATAAAACTCCGGTTTAA
- a CDS encoding ABC transporter ATP-binding protein, which produces MLLNVQGLNTYYGLSHALQNISLRVAPGEIVALLGRNGMGKSTTLKSVMGLLKPKSGSIVFKGREISGLPPYKVAREGIGYVPEERRIFPELTVVDNLQIGIKGGKISENINGTKWTVERIFQHFPKLKERSGSKGRFLSGGEQQMLTIGRALMGNPELLLVDEPTEGLAPIMVQEVRDILAEINKAGVSILLVEHNFKVAMSLANRVYLMGKAHVGFSGTKEELNANPQAREKYMEV; this is translated from the coding sequence ATGCTGCTGAATGTACAGGGACTCAATACCTACTACGGGCTGAGCCATGCCTTGCAAAATATCTCCTTACGGGTGGCGCCTGGGGAAATCGTCGCCTTACTGGGGAGAAACGGCATGGGCAAGAGCACCACGCTGAAGAGTGTTATGGGACTTCTCAAACCGAAATCGGGCTCCATCGTCTTTAAAGGCCGGGAGATCTCCGGGCTTCCCCCCTACAAAGTGGCCAGGGAGGGGATAGGCTATGTGCCGGAAGAGAGAAGGATCTTCCCGGAGTTGACCGTGGTGGATAATCTTCAAATCGGTATTAAGGGAGGGAAGATATCCGAAAACATCAACGGGACCAAGTGGACCGTGGAGCGGATCTTCCAGCATTTTCCCAAGCTGAAAGAAAGGTCCGGCTCAAAAGGAAGGTTCTTATCCGGCGGTGAGCAGCAGATGCTGACCATAGGAAGGGCCTTGATGGGCAACCCGGAACTGTTACTGGTTGACGAACCCACCGAAGGGCTGGCCCCGATCATGGTCCAGGAAGTCCGGGACATCCTGGCCGAGATCAACAAGGCCGGAGTTTCGATTTTACTGGTGGAACATAACTTTAAGGTGGCCATGTCGCTGGCCAACCGCGTTTATCTGATGGGCAAGGCCCACGTCGGATTTTCCGGGACCAAAGAAGAATTAAATGCCAACCCCCAGGCCCGGGAAAAATATATGGAAGTTTAA
- a CDS encoding branched-chain amino acid ABC transporter permease — MDPKTAMYVAQGIHGLAYGMILFLIASGLNMIFGMMGILNLAHTAFFMLSAYFCYQFITWTGSFWLALLLAPIITAIFGILLERLILRKVHVGGHLPELIVTVGFGMVILAAVKIFWGTESLPVKMPPVLEGLVIIAGMEYPVYRLFVIGLALLVLLFMALLLYKTRLGKIVQAAVSDADMVNALGINIPLVFMVVFGVGTWLGGVAGVVIAPILTVFPGLDGQVGMDAFMVVVTGGFGSLMGAFIVSIIFGLLSSYGVQFFSALAPVLMFAFMAIVLAIRPMGLFGERE; from the coding sequence ATGGACCCAAAAACCGCAATGTACGTGGCCCAGGGCATACATGGGCTGGCCTACGGCATGATACTTTTCCTGATCGCCTCCGGATTGAATATGATCTTCGGGATGATGGGGATTTTGAATCTGGCCCATACGGCTTTCTTCATGCTTTCCGCCTATTTTTGCTATCAATTTATAACCTGGACCGGGAGCTTCTGGCTGGCCCTGCTCCTGGCCCCGATCATCACCGCCATTTTTGGAATCCTGCTGGAAAGATTGATTCTCCGAAAAGTGCATGTCGGCGGCCATTTACCGGAATTGATCGTCACCGTCGGCTTCGGCATGGTCATACTGGCGGCCGTCAAGATTTTTTGGGGCACGGAGAGCCTGCCGGTGAAGATGCCTCCTGTTCTGGAGGGTCTGGTCATCATAGCCGGTATGGAATATCCGGTCTACCGGCTTTTCGTTATCGGGTTGGCCCTGCTGGTCTTGTTGTTTATGGCTCTGCTGCTTTACAAGACCCGACTGGGCAAAATCGTCCAGGCGGCTGTTTCCGATGCCGATATGGTCAATGCCCTGGGGATCAATATCCCTCTGGTCTTCATGGTGGTCTTTGGCGTGGGGACCTGGCTGGGCGGGGTGGCCGGGGTGGTCATCGCCCCCATCCTGACGGTATTTCCCGGATTGGACGGCCAGGTGGGCATGGATGCCTTTATGGTGGTCGTCACCGGAGGATTCGGGAGCCTCATGGGGGCCTTTATCGTTTCTATTATATTCGGGCTGTTGAGCTCTTATGGCGTGCAGTTCTTTTCTGCTCTGGCGCCGGTCCTGATGTTTGCCTTCATGGCTATTGTCCTGGCCATTCGGCCTATGGGCTTGTTCGGAGAAAGGGAATGA
- a CDS encoding LysM peptidoglycan-binding domain-containing protein — MENQSEIKNTPSPSPSQDQGSPFYFKQRFKLSALEIMFGLLIVIGLIYIGYFILFQESSGTSTKLQKKINFMETSSREQAGKFDQKIKAIQDNQTQLEVRLKSQEAINRDLSTKVGKLEKRLLEEKKPPVVKEKIQYKVKKGETLQGIAKKFKVSTDELVRWNKLDKNHPARTGDTLIIFPR; from the coding sequence ATGGAAAATCAATCGGAAATAAAAAATACCCCATCCCCATCCCCATCCCAGGATCAAGGGTCGCCTTTTTATTTTAAACAACGGTTCAAATTATCGGCTTTGGAGATCATGTTCGGTCTCTTAATTGTAATAGGCCTGATTTATATCGGGTATTTCATTTTATTCCAGGAAAGTTCCGGGACTTCCACAAAATTACAAAAAAAAATAAATTTTATGGAAACCAGTTCCAGGGAACAGGCTGGAAAATTCGACCAAAAGATCAAAGCGATTCAAGACAACCAAACCCAATTGGAAGTACGGCTCAAGTCCCAGGAAGCCATTAACCGGGATCTGTCAACCAAAGTTGGAAAATTGGAGAAGCGCCTGTTAGAGGAGAAGAAACCTCCTGTTGTAAAAGAAAAGATCCAGTACAAAGTCAAAAAAGGGGAAACCCTCCAGGGTATTGCCAAAAAATTCAAGGTCTCTACCGACGAACTGGTCCGATGGAACAAACTGGATAAAAACCACCCGGCACGAACTGGAGATACGCTGATTATTTTTCCCCGATAA
- a CDS encoding ABC transporter ATP-binding protein, with protein sequence MNILETKGLYKDFKGLEVLFNVNLQVREGERHAIIGPNGAGKTTLFNVITGTYRPSQGKIHFKGKDVSGARPHELTRLGLGRSFQITSTFHNMTAFQNIRLAILSKNKIRFNLLHKVDKMKEITRETEEVLKRINLDGERNFPAAALSYGKHRSLEISMALATNPDLVLLDEPTAGMSRDETHTAVDLIRRLTEGKTMVIIEHDMDVVFSIADRITVLHYGQILTTGTPDEIRQNQAVKDAYLGEQEV encoded by the coding sequence ATGAATATCCTGGAGACCAAAGGACTGTATAAGGATTTCAAAGGACTGGAAGTCCTGTTCAACGTCAACCTGCAGGTTAGAGAAGGGGAGAGGCATGCCATCATCGGCCCAAACGGCGCCGGCAAAACCACGCTCTTCAATGTGATCACCGGGACCTACCGGCCCAGCCAGGGGAAAATCCATTTCAAAGGAAAGGATGTTTCCGGGGCCAGGCCCCATGAGTTGACCCGGTTGGGCCTGGGGCGATCGTTTCAAATCACCAGTACCTTTCACAATATGACGGCCTTTCAGAATATTCGTCTGGCCATCCTCTCCAAGAATAAGATCCGCTTCAACCTGCTGCATAAAGTGGACAAGATGAAGGAGATCACCCGGGAAACGGAAGAAGTCTTGAAGAGGATCAATCTGGACGGGGAGCGGAATTTTCCGGCCGCTGCATTGTCCTATGGAAAACACCGTTCCCTGGAAATCAGCATGGCCCTGGCCACGAACCCGGACCTGGTCCTCCTCGACGAGCCCACGGCCGGCATGTCCCGGGATGAAACACACACGGCCGTGGATTTGATCCGGCGACTGACCGAAGGGAAAACCATGGTCATCATCGAGCACGATATGGATGTGGTTTTTTCTATTGCCGATCGGATTACCGTTCTCCATTATGGGCAGATTTTAACGACCGGGACGCCGGATGAGATCCGGCAGAACCAGGCGGTGAAGGATGCCTACCTGGGGGAACAGGAGGTTTAA
- a CDS encoding ABC transporter substrate-binding protein yields the protein MKRNGNWIFVLVCLLSFFSLTTFMPPQALAANAKFEFNKMGDMSDFDPNNPVIPTGDTIKIAIVASFSGPAAIVGQIYYISVLWAAHDINKRGGLLVDGKKKLVQIIKADHMSKPDQCKKVCERMILQEKVHVLWGTDGSNLQKIINDVANKYKVISQNAASLSDELQDATNFSRYAFMSSFSTEQIGRGIAYYYGQIRKKEKKFYILCQDYMFGHAMADGFKHGLKEYYPDAQIVGEDYHKLFLTDFAPFLTKIKASGAEVVYTGDWIPDAANLLKQARQMGINLPFAHTFLDEPNFLHEVGVDGTKGLVQLSQYGAELPTFKTPDQIKYYKTWNNLWKNKWKAPFNTRLFEHGVGNIGSYTEQTYWLLSVIERAGSVDPEKIIKVWEGDSYQYTTGKVMKMRACDHKAIQDLHVFEYVPPEQQKVSFNIPPNYWFKGTSNPGPTFTIPAAKVLPLMDQKLDRCKGKSPSGD from the coding sequence ATGAAAAGGAATGGTAACTGGATTTTTGTTTTGGTCTGTTTGTTGTCCTTTTTTTCCCTGACGACTTTTATGCCACCCCAGGCCCTGGCGGCTAATGCCAAGTTTGAATTCAACAAAATGGGCGACATGTCGGATTTTGACCCCAACAACCCCGTGATTCCCACGGGGGACACGATCAAGATCGCTATCGTGGCTTCTTTTTCCGGCCCGGCGGCCATAGTGGGGCAGATCTATTATATCTCCGTTCTTTGGGCCGCCCATGACATCAATAAAAGAGGCGGCCTGTTAGTAGACGGAAAAAAGAAGCTGGTTCAGATCATCAAGGCCGACCACATGTCCAAGCCGGACCAGTGCAAAAAGGTCTGCGAAAGGATGATCCTGCAGGAAAAGGTCCATGTCCTCTGGGGCACGGACGGCAGCAATCTGCAAAAGATCATCAACGACGTGGCCAATAAGTACAAGGTCATTTCTCAGAACGCCGCTTCCTTATCCGATGAACTCCAGGATGCCACGAATTTCTCCCGCTATGCCTTCATGTCCTCATTTTCCACCGAGCAGATCGGCCGGGGTATAGCCTATTACTACGGACAGATCCGGAAAAAGGAAAAGAAGTTTTATATCCTCTGCCAGGACTACATGTTCGGACATGCTATGGCAGACGGCTTCAAACATGGTCTGAAAGAATACTATCCGGATGCCCAGATCGTCGGCGAGGATTACCATAAGCTGTTTCTGACCGACTTCGCCCCTTTCCTGACCAAGATCAAGGCCTCCGGGGCCGAGGTGGTTTATACCGGGGACTGGATCCCGGACGCTGCCAACCTTCTGAAGCAGGCCCGGCAGATGGGCATCAACCTGCCCTTTGCCCACACCTTTTTAGATGAACCCAATTTCCTGCATGAAGTGGGGGTCGACGGGACCAAAGGACTGGTCCAGCTCAGCCAGTACGGTGCGGAACTCCCCACCTTCAAGACACCCGATCAGATCAAATACTACAAGACCTGGAACAACCTGTGGAAGAATAAATGGAAGGCCCCTTTCAATACCCGTCTGTTCGAACACGGAGTAGGAAACATAGGCTCCTACACCGAGCAGACTTACTGGCTTCTGAGTGTTATCGAGCGGGCCGGCAGCGTAGATCCGGAAAAGATCATCAAGGTCTGGGAAGGGGACAGCTATCAATATACAACCGGGAAGGTCATGAAAATGCGGGCCTGCGACCACAAGGCGATTCAGGACCTGCATGTCTTTGAATACGTCCCCCCGGAACAACAGAAGGTATCGTTCAATATCCCGCCCAACTATTGGTTCAAGGGTACTTCCAACCCCGGTCCCACCTTTACGATTCCGGCGGCTAAGGTGTTGCCTCTGATGGATCAGAAGCTGGACCGTTGCAAAGGGAAGAGCCCTTCGGGAGATTAA
- a CDS encoding AAA family ATPase, with amino-acid sequence MFPIQFDFRVLESLPAPEQEEITRVIQILRTLMHRRVLPFFRKRGTDPGKINRQAELLVIERLDDEANRIRTVSIITKGEKNWTIHIHERVFDYLAFVFPTHPDSKLGGDRGEEGKMLAFSEFLLRHEIEHALHPEKTEKEVILSDVDFAMDRRAEDPTFYRMLRNALADEMTGLKGQPYLKLFNAAEQEQTSEDLIFLILSELAACLADGPEELVEGLFFILDGDMALRLLGEYFRRSRNTAYSLMGRTNFLRRVLRLFSILIAGDEKKAVDIFKTFRERWGLMDLFRELDLSDRNLEGLDMQEAYSFFKGALKNLTEQLTIRLPAAPPSPVPAVRAVEPAPPPVKSLKDRIEAVRNDPAFPRQALEVIDKNRASAIGQSGPKYTELIETLLAIPWGKTHWIEVSPEAFEQGLNSTHYGLQGPKEMVCDFFTNLIWRYQQWGRDKNFRPRRTGSAFLFVGPPGVGKTSFAISIAQNLGIPYHKVSLGGMRDETDMKGHGFTYEGSKPGAIVQGLIKMGVMNGMFILDEADKTEKFAIAPLLEILDPEQNHLFHDKYTETTIDIDLSNCQFILTANTLETVPAPVVNRCEVVVLNRYSIEEKLAIARHHLIGRVRERHQIGPEAIHFDPEQEEDLIRLLIKDYTYEPGVRELERIIRTLFLRVLRREILLGGKPSVRLTRRKIKENLRAPRRPWKINEEDRIGEMLALGVVVELGIGSIIPIQATPIRLGTEIEGRRQSFLSMVQATGNIQKIMDESRKVATTGILHCAETLGIKLEQIEAPIHLHFMGASTPKDGPSAGGAIALALTSALTGRTIRRDVAMTGEIDTQGRITPIGGLAEKLETACDAGCRTMILPQDNLFGPDGIERLPTALKEELQILTYPEWQAEHPAFDYDRHILQVVGVEHIGQAAHIAFIDQEEMTALEARFLPYGKSIQPLYSEAPGERRSCLPIFYAKDEGELDLEGLPERVWQRCQAAFLVRPELKRRLEEKGGLPQGQAKLLDFDPNGKEMAPIVSMIQEHLNSEAFWPAYQTLIAPFYFLIREEQSLRKIPGLRLFANNYAFQGVKIKNCKAVLNRVAFHLAQLTETELAACPFWVKQNGIYVVDLSFIPEKYRLDIKRAEKILEAALRKWLAVVEDADTIGREQ; translated from the coding sequence ATGTTTCCTATCCAATTTGACTTTCGGGTCCTGGAGAGCCTTCCGGCACCCGAACAGGAAGAGATTACCCGGGTCATTCAGATCCTGAGGACCTTGATGCACCGACGGGTCCTTCCCTTTTTCAGAAAGCGGGGGACCGACCCCGGTAAGATCAACCGGCAGGCCGAACTCCTGGTTATCGAACGGCTCGATGATGAAGCAAACCGCATCCGAACCGTAAGCATCATCACCAAAGGGGAGAAGAATTGGACGATCCATATCCATGAGCGGGTCTTCGACTACCTGGCCTTTGTCTTTCCTACCCATCCCGATTCCAAACTGGGTGGAGACCGGGGAGAAGAAGGCAAAATGCTGGCCTTTTCCGAATTCCTCCTCCGGCACGAGATCGAGCATGCCCTTCACCCTGAAAAAACCGAAAAAGAAGTGATCCTATCCGATGTCGACTTTGCCATGGATCGCCGGGCCGAAGACCCGACCTTTTACCGGATGCTTCGGAATGCCCTGGCCGATGAAATGACCGGGCTTAAAGGGCAACCCTATCTGAAACTTTTTAATGCCGCTGAGCAGGAACAGACCTCTGAGGATCTGATTTTTTTAATCCTGTCCGAGCTGGCGGCCTGCCTGGCCGATGGTCCCGAGGAATTGGTGGAAGGTCTCTTTTTTATCCTCGACGGAGACATGGCTTTGAGATTGCTGGGCGAATACTTCCGGCGGAGCCGGAATACCGCCTATTCGCTGATGGGGCGGACGAATTTCCTTCGCCGGGTCCTTCGCCTTTTTTCCATCCTTATCGCCGGTGATGAAAAAAAAGCGGTTGATATTTTTAAAACCTTCCGGGAACGATGGGGGCTGATGGATCTCTTTCGCGAACTGGATCTGTCGGATAGAAACCTGGAAGGCCTCGATATGCAAGAGGCTTATTCCTTCTTTAAAGGGGCCTTGAAGAACCTGACTGAGCAGTTGACGATTCGCCTCCCGGCCGCCCCGCCGTCGCCGGTACCCGCGGTCCGGGCCGTAGAACCGGCCCCCCCTCCGGTAAAAAGCCTTAAGGATCGCATCGAAGCGGTCCGAAATGATCCGGCCTTTCCCCGCCAGGCCCTGGAGGTCATAGATAAAAACCGGGCCAGCGCCATCGGCCAAAGCGGTCCCAAGTATACCGAACTCATTGAAACCCTGCTGGCCATTCCCTGGGGAAAAACCCACTGGATCGAGGTGTCCCCGGAGGCCTTCGAGCAAGGACTTAACAGCACCCATTATGGGCTCCAGGGACCCAAAGAGATGGTTTGCGATTTTTTTACCAATCTTATCTGGCGTTACCAACAGTGGGGCCGGGATAAGAATTTCCGTCCGCGACGAACAGGTAGCGCCTTCCTTTTCGTGGGTCCTCCTGGGGTTGGAAAAACCTCCTTTGCCATTTCCATCGCCCAGAATCTTGGCATCCCCTATCATAAAGTCTCCCTGGGCGGTATGCGCGACGAGACGGATATGAAGGGCCACGGATTTACCTATGAAGGTTCCAAACCGGGGGCTATCGTCCAGGGGTTGATCAAGATGGGGGTCATGAACGGGATGTTTATTCTGGATGAGGCGGACAAGACGGAGAAATTCGCTATCGCTCCGCTGCTGGAGATCCTGGATCCGGAACAGAACCACCTTTTTCATGACAAGTACACCGAAACCACCATCGATATCGACCTCTCCAACTGTCAATTTATCCTGACGGCCAATACCCTGGAAACCGTACCGGCTCCTGTAGTGAATCGCTGTGAGGTGGTTGTCCTTAACCGTTATAGCATCGAAGAGAAGCTGGCCATTGCCAGGCACCACCTGATCGGAAGGGTCCGGGAAAGACACCAGATCGGGCCGGAGGCCATCCACTTCGATCCCGAGCAGGAGGAAGATCTTATCCGTCTCCTGATCAAGGACTATACCTACGAACCGGGGGTCAGAGAACTGGAGCGGATCATTCGCACCCTCTTTTTAAGGGTTCTGCGCCGGGAGATCCTCCTGGGGGGGAAACCCTCGGTGCGACTCACCCGGCGCAAAATAAAGGAAAACCTGCGGGCCCCCAGACGGCCCTGGAAGATTAATGAAGAAGACCGGATTGGGGAGATGCTGGCCCTGGGAGTGGTCGTCGAACTCGGTATCGGATCTATTATTCCCATTCAGGCCACACCCATCCGTCTTGGGACAGAGATTGAGGGGCGACGCCAAAGCTTCCTGAGCATGGTTCAGGCAACAGGCAACATCCAGAAGATCATGGATGAAAGCCGAAAGGTGGCCACCACCGGCATTCTTCATTGCGCAGAAACGCTGGGCATAAAACTGGAACAGATTGAAGCCCCCATCCATCTTCATTTCATGGGGGCCTCCACACCAAAAGACGGGCCGTCGGCCGGCGGGGCGATCGCCCTGGCCCTGACCTCGGCTCTTACGGGCCGTACCATCCGCCGGGATGTGGCCATGACCGGAGAAATCGACACCCAGGGGAGGATAACCCCGATCGGCGGCCTGGCCGAAAAATTGGAGACCGCCTGTGATGCCGGATGCCGGACCATGATCCTCCCTCAGGACAATTTGTTCGGTCCCGACGGGATCGAGAGGCTGCCGACGGCCCTTAAAGAAGAACTGCAGATTCTGACCTACCCGGAATGGCAGGCCGAGCATCCGGCCTTTGATTATGACCGGCACATACTCCAGGTCGTAGGGGTAGAGCATATCGGTCAGGCGGCCCATATCGCTTTCATTGATCAAGAAGAGATGACCGCCCTGGAGGCCCGATTTCTCCCCTACGGAAAATCCATCCAGCCCCTTTATTCTGAAGCACCCGGGGAGAGGCGCTCATGCCTGCCCATCTTCTATGCCAAAGACGAAGGGGAGTTGGATCTGGAAGGACTTCCGGAGAGGGTCTGGCAAAGGTGCCAGGCGGCCTTCCTGGTACGCCCTGAACTGAAAAGGAGGCTGGAGGAAAAAGGCGGTCTGCCACAAGGGCAGGCCAAGCTCCTCGATTTTGACCCCAACGGAAAGGAGATGGCGCCCATCGTTTCCATGATTCAAGAGCATCTGAACTCGGAAGCCTTTTGGCCCGCTTACCAAACCTTGATAGCGCCTTTTTACTTTCTGATCCGGGAAGAGCAATCCCTCAGGAAGATTCCTGGCTTGCGACTCTTTGCCAACAACTACGCCTTTCAGGGGGTGAAGATCAAAAACTGCAAGGCCGTTCTCAACCGGGTGGCCTTTCATCTGGCCCAACTTACTGAAACTGAACTGGCCGCCTGTCCTTTTTGGGTCAAACAAAACGGGATCTATGTGGTGGACCTTTCTTTCATTCCGGAGAAATATCGTCTGGATATCAAGCGGGCCGAGAAAATTTTGGAGGCCGCCCTGAGAAAGTGGCTGGCGGTGGTGGAGGATGCCGACACCATTGGAAGAGAGCAATAA
- a CDS encoding branched-chain amino acid ABC transporter permease, producing the protein MNNTGRWLLWAGLILVLILYPKLFGIYYTNFFVTFAVFAVFSVSYNFLLGFTGLFSFGHAMFFGTGGYATALALKHIEGMPLIPALLFGFFAAALLALILSPLVVRVSGTAFAMLHLAFGQLMYVLALKLRTITGGEDGIGGFPLPDFQIPGILSVSIKDSANFYYFAMAVLGLSLWIMWFVTKTPFGQIQTGVRDNSKRVDYIGFKVPQTKAAVYVISGAFAGVAGSIYALFQNLISADGGLSVLISFTPVINVMVGGVASFFGPLLGTGVLQILTEITTRYTERVELVDGLILILVILFAPRGLMGFITYLKQRWGSPLAAKAPMEKVS; encoded by the coding sequence ATGAATAATACCGGTCGGTGGCTTTTATGGGCGGGGTTAATCCTGGTCCTGATCTTATATCCCAAGTTATTCGGCATCTACTATACCAACTTTTTTGTAACCTTTGCCGTCTTTGCCGTCTTTTCCGTCTCCTATAATTTTCTGCTGGGCTTTACCGGTCTGTTCAGTTTCGGCCATGCCATGTTTTTCGGCACCGGAGGGTACGCCACGGCCCTGGCCCTGAAACATATAGAGGGAATGCCCCTTATCCCGGCCCTCTTGTTCGGTTTTTTTGCCGCAGCCCTCCTGGCCCTCATACTGAGCCCTCTGGTCGTCCGGGTCAGCGGCACGGCTTTTGCGATGCTGCACCTGGCCTTCGGCCAGTTGATGTATGTCCTGGCCCTGAAATTACGAACCATAACCGGCGGCGAGGACGGCATCGGAGGATTTCCCCTGCCTGATTTTCAAATTCCGGGAATCCTGTCGGTCAGCATAAAAGACTCGGCCAACTTCTATTATTTTGCCATGGCCGTCTTAGGGCTCAGCCTCTGGATCATGTGGTTTGTGACCAAAACCCCCTTTGGACAAATACAGACCGGGGTCCGGGATAATAGCAAGCGGGTCGACTACATAGGTTTTAAGGTGCCCCAGACCAAGGCCGCGGTTTATGTGATCTCCGGCGCCTTTGCCGGTGTGGCCGGCTCCATTTATGCCTTGTTCCAGAATCTGATCTCGGCCGACGGCGGGTTGAGTGTTTTGATTTCCTTTACCCCGGTCATCAACGTCATGGTCGGAGGGGTGGCCAGCTTTTTCGGCCCCCTCCTGGGCACCGGAGTCCTCCAGATTTTGACCGAAATAACCACCCGCTATACCGAACGGGTAGAACTGGTGGATGGTCTGATCCTCATTCTGGTCATTCTGTTTGCCCCTCGGGGACTGATGGGCTTTATAACTTACTTGAAACAAAGATGGGGTTCCCCCCTGGCCGCAAAGGCCCCAATGGAGAAGGTTTCATGA